In Arvicanthis niloticus isolate mArvNil1 chromosome 16, mArvNil1.pat.X, whole genome shotgun sequence, the sequence GACTAAGAAGGATATGCGGAGTGCTACATTTTCAAGTGAATTTCTAACTGCAACCTCTTTACTAAGATTCCTGCAATCATTGTCTTTTTACAGAATCACCTCTGGGCTCAGACTCTGAAGCACTGAGTCTCTGTAAAGATCTGATGAGACCAGAGATGCTTATCAAACATACAAACTTTAGGTTTTAGGATCACCACAAACTGATAAGGCCATGCTCGCATGCAACTGAGTTCCTGAGAGACAGGGCTAGTGGCATGCTGGAGCACTCATACCCCGAGCAGCTCGCTTAGTCTGGTAAAAGCAAAGGCCACTGTCACACTGGGCTTTCTTTACCAAACTCATGAATTGGGCTTTTCAGATACATAGTAATTCTAGACAATGTCAGTGCTAGTTAGTGTGTGCTGGACCAACATATCATCACAAAGTATAAGGAACTGTTAACTGAACTGAGGTCTGGCTTTAATGCTCTAGGCTTGTCAAGGCTCCCTTGGCTAGGGCACACCCAGATCCTCTAAGCTTTGACACTTGCAGATTTTACACATCTAGTATCTGATCAATGTATAAAGCTCAACTTTGTAGGTAGGTGTAAAATGTAGCAGAAGCTCAGATCCTTATGAACTCTGTGTTAATCTTTCCAAATCACTTTTCTGACTTCAGATCACTATGGTGATTTCCTGTTCACCATCTGCTGAATAGAAAACATTTCAGAGATTTCTATTGTAGTAAAGGATCATTTtatagacaaagaaacagagaccctGAAATGTTTAAGGAACATGCTAGTACCAATCTCAAGGTGCACCTTTGGCCTTTCTGCTGGTAAGAAAACCTCATGCACATGCATTTGTAAGACCTGTACCACCACATACAACAGCTGTTAAAATGAATGTCACTAAACACATGAGGTAAACAGAACAAATGCTAATTTATGCGACTGCTAGTAAACAGCCCTTTTAGGTTACTGCAGGATGGACCTCGGGTCTACTCTTACATTTAAGAGTAGCCAATATGCAGATGCTAATTCTGAGGGTATTTATCAATGAGGAAAATAAATGTCATgtcaaatataattatatatttaatcatatataatgtatttaatcTCTAAATTATTTTACAAAGCTATAGTTATTCTAACATGGGTAATGAATATGCACAAACAATGACATCACTGTGTAAGTTGTTGGCTGCTAGAAAATTAAGTTTCATACTCTCTCATTCCCAGAAGGAAAATGAGAGTAATGAACtacaataaaattatatgaatgTGACCGATGTGTAAACTGAGGTATAAAAGAAGTCCACTGCTTGCTTTTTAATTTGGGTGCAAGCCAGTAAGTTTCTGGGCTTCAGTTTCCTCACCTACAAAGAGCTAACATTTGCACTCGCTACCTCATTAGGACCACTCAAGACAACAGGCAACACATGAGAGAAATCTGTAGGTGGAGAAGCACAAGACTTATTATTCCAATTGTTAAAATATGGAGCTAAAAAAACTAGTTAGTCACAGAGGCAAGGTTCAGTGGGACAAATTGTAATCCATGCAAACATTTTCAACTTTCCATGGCAAAGCTAAAACTTTAGAGAGATATACAAAGAAGCACTCTGAACACACTGAAAGATACACATTTGTTTGCGTTGAAACTTAAAAATGAGCTTGCTAGATTGTACAGCATACAACGAGGTCCTTACCCTTTATTTGGAGAAAGCTGCTACACACCTAAGAAAAGCAAGCATGATGGGGATGTCTGTAACAAATGGATTAAAATCCTACCTCTCTCTCTCGTTTGTAAAACAGACTTTAAAGAACCGCATTAACATTTCCAGTAATCTAGCATTAGATCCACTTAGAGATACTAGAGAATGCCCACGAGTGAGTCACAACCACCTTGCATGAACACAGAACATACAATTCAGAATTCTTAGGACACCTGAACCTTTAACAGCCCTTTATGCTCATTTTTTGTTCCATAAGATAAtgcaaaaaaatgtttcaaaccCACACTGCTAACAGATTCTGCCTATGCAGTTGCCTTGTTCTTCATACTACTCTTCTCTGGGAggctttttctgtctgtctgtttacaaAGCTAAGCTTAAGCAGCTCAGAACCTTTCACTTCAACTGTGTTTTCTGATGTGAGGCTTTCttacagcaaaacaaaaaaacaaagaaaaagaaaaaagaaagaaaaaaaaattaatgaagaaattgGGAAGAGATGAGATGAAATTcaacatgtataaaaatatgtttcaaattCAGAATAATTTAGTAGCTCTTGGTTATCTCGTATGTATCTGGAAATGGCACAGACACATGTCCCGATCCTGTCACAAGAGGTAGAATTCCAGCGTTTGGTACAACATTCCAGGATAGCGTCAAAGTGACATTCCTGTTGCCCCTAGAAAAAGATGTAATAAATATAGGTTAGCAGAACTtgtcatttaagaaaaatttcaatcAAGTGCTGTGGAACCACATACTTCATCTATAACTAGCTGTTTCTAATAGACAAAGCCTAACAATTTTTTTCATATCATTTGAAATCCACAGATATCAATAGAAGCCATCAACATTAAAATCACGGGTAGCCTAAATGACCAACCTAAACTCACAGCTGCGGCTAATTTCCAACAAAAAAAGCTTACATGAACACaatgaagagaaaacaagacTCATCTAGGAATCCAAAGGCAATAATTTGAAATCTAATTTTGCCATTATTTGGAGTTGCAAACTGCAGCAGATCAAAATCTATCATAATCCAAATTCTTTATTTGCAAGTCCAAAGGTATGGTTAGGTAAAATTAGTTCTTTTCCTAAATCTTTTCTTATAAACCATAAAAGGTCAAAATGACCTGAGATCCCAATCATCAATCATTCTGATTTCCTCTTCTTCTGAAGAGTAAACTGAattttggggggttgggagggggatAATTTAAAGAAGCAACACTAGAAACCTCCTCATGCAAGCTCCTGACTCGAGTTCAGAGCAGAGCTTTAACATGTAAGTGAAAACCCTCCCGAACATGAGAAACCCCATGTCCCTGTACATCCAATAGTAACAGCTATTGTATGGGTTAGTCTTCTGTCAATATGACACAGGATATAGTGATCTCAGAACaaggaatctcaattgaggaCCCCCATTAGACTGGCAGATGGTCAAGCTTATGGGGGGCATTTATAACTAATGACTGACATGGAAGGGCTcaggccactgtgggtggtgccatccttaaACAGGTAGTTTAGGGTGTATACGAAAGCAAATTGAGGAAGTTAACAAGAGACATTTCTCCACGGTGTCTACCTCAGTTCTCCTTGACTTCCCCTCATGATaaactgtaacctgtaagcctATATGAAGGCTTCCTCTCCAGCTGATTTGTTTtctggtgttttgtcatagcaatagaaagcaaactccAACAGCTGTGGACTTCTATGTGACATCTTAGCATCACTAGAGAAGCGATCACTATGACAGATGccaagttctctccttcctcggTCTTTCAGTTGagctcaaaatacaaaaacatttttctcccaaactgctgtactaatatttttatccccttcccttcttcactATCCTGGATGTTAAACCAGATCCTGAGCAGGTCAGGCCAATGCTCTTCACTGAGCTACTACTGCCCCAAGGAcagtatgtttttctttaaaataaaaacatatttcatcAGTCTTTCACCAATGTTACTTAAAAGTGTTAAAAACGACAAGGAATTACTCACTTGAGGCCATTTCCATCATCAAAGAAGAAATACTTTGTCTTCATATCTTTCAAAAGTAGCTTCGGATTATCACCTCTCAAAACGATTTTGTCCCAAAGAACAACTTGGTTCAGAGCCTGTATCAATTCAAAGTAATTAGATACGTAGTCAGGACCATTCTCATTTCAAAATCAAAGTCTAAGTAAGCAAAGAGCTGAACAACTGCATGGACGTGTACTGATTGCTCACCAAAGCAATAATTTAATTCCAAACTAGTGTTATCTTGCTGGTTTTACTGAGGTAAAGCAGAATTATAAATACAATTTAGTATACCCATCACAAAAGTAACATTGACACTCATAACTTTTGGATACATGCTTAATATTATTTATGTACAGCAGTTGCTCTTATTATGAAGAAtacctttttctatttttaaaatattttgatgatttttaaatgcAGAGATTGAAACTCTTATTTTGAATAACTTTTTCTGCTGTCTTCAaaatgttttgttgatttttaaagttCATTCACCCCAGTATGCCCGATGTCTAATGAAACATCTAGcataaaaaatataaaccaaaacTTAGTATATGAAGCTATTTAACATGCTGCCTGCTAAATACTAAAAGAAGTCATAAAAAATATAGACCcatctataaataaaaattacccattgtcttagttagggtttccactgctgtaaaacaccatgaacaaagcaactcttataagaaaaacatttaattggggctaccttacagtttcagaggctcaacAACTTGATGGCAGACATGGTTctagaggagctgaaagttctatatcttaATCCAAAAGTAGCAGAAGGAGACTggattccacactgggtggagcttgagcataggagacctcaaagccccacctccacagtgacacttcctgtaaccaggccacacctactctatcAGGCCCTACCTCCTAGTAGTGGTActactccctatggccaagcattcaaacacatgagactgTGGGGGATAtacttattcaaatcaccacatctACCTACAAGGACTAAAAACAGAATTGCTTTTGGCAACAACAACATAGAAGCAATGTTTTATTTGTGAATATCTCAACTTGATGTATTAAGTAAGCCACTCCATACTTTTCAGTATTAGCACTGTAAGAGAAGCTAAGGCAGTTAAGCAATAGTCTGCTGTAAACTTGTGCACATCTTTCTGGGCCCTATAATGCTAGAGAGCTACAAGGCATACACAACTTAAACAGGCCACTGCAGGGGAGAAAGCTTTCTCACCACACCCTTCTCTCTATTAgcttgattaaaaaaacaaaacaaaacaaaacaaactatgcCATGAAGGTcagatattttgaatatataaacatgtatattctTGGGCCAGTGATACAACTCAGTGGGTGGGGTGCAATCAGTGAAATCCTTAAGGTAGGAGAGAATGGATTCTCCaacaaataactttttaaaattatatttcttataagaaatgtttaaaaagaaactattatAAGGTATTTAGATAATACTTACATTATTTTTTGTTGAATACTCTGctgataaataaagaaataactgcTTAACATTCCAATCAAATATATTCTCTAGATGTAAACAAATTAAGGAATCTAAACACTGAAAAGCAGCACACAACTTTCAAACAGACCTTATTCTTACAACaacattaaaatgaaacagaacaagTAGTCCAGGAATGTACCAAATcactaattttaaagaaatacgatatatatatacatatatatatatatatatatatatatatatatatatatatatatatatattaaaatctagCCCATTGCAAaggtgtctgtacatgtgtgtagattACCATCCTCCCTGTTCCTGTAAACATAACTAGCTgacttctttatttaaaaaaaaaaaataaccgtAAGAAACTGAAACTTTAACTTGGTCCATTGAGTTCAAAAGAATGAGGACTTAGTCTTTCAGAGA encodes:
- the Spcs3 gene encoding signal peptidase complex subunit 3, which gives rise to MNTVLSRANSLFAFSLSVMAALTFGCFITTAFKDRSVPVRLHVSRIMLKNVEDFTGPRERSDLGFITFDITADLENIFDWNVKQLFLYLSAEYSTKNNALNQVVLWDKIVLRGDNPKLLLKDMKTKYFFFDDGNGLKGNRNVTLTLSWNVVPNAGILPLVTGSGHVSVPFPDTYEITKSY